One window from the genome of bacterium encodes:
- a CDS encoding heme exporter protein CcmB, with protein sequence MRTLGALIWKDLVIEARTRELVTSMGLVAFLALVIQNLALGPSSRLGTAAAPAVVWVTVSFAATLGLARAHAIEQEGQALQGLLMTPVSRSLLYLGKCGANLVVVLILQIVVVVATAVLFTADVGRHLMWLSLPLVLGAVGFTAIGTLLGAMTSATRLREVLLPILLLPVALPVIMLSLAGIGAVLDDRGLTELLRSLKLLGAVDIIFGMLGMWLFAYVVEE encoded by the coding sequence GTGAGGACCCTCGGCGCTCTGATCTGGAAAGACCTGGTGATCGAAGCCCGCACCAGAGAACTGGTCACGTCGATGGGCCTCGTCGCGTTTCTGGCGCTCGTGATCCAGAACCTTGCCCTGGGCCCGTCTTCCCGTCTCGGGACGGCCGCCGCCCCCGCCGTGGTGTGGGTGACGGTGTCGTTTGCGGCGACGCTGGGGCTGGCGCGCGCGCACGCCATCGAACAGGAGGGGCAGGCCCTCCAAGGGCTGTTGATGACCCCGGTCAGTCGGAGCCTCCTCTACCTCGGCAAATGCGGGGCGAACCTGGTCGTGGTGCTCATTCTTCAGATCGTTGTGGTCGTGGCGACCGCCGTCTTGTTCACCGCCGACGTCGGTCGGCACCTCATGTGGCTCTCCCTCCCGCTGGTGCTCGGCGCGGTCGGGTTCACGGCGATCGGAACGCTGCTTGGGGCGATGACGTCGGCGACCCGGCTGCGGGAAGTGCTGCTCCCGATCTTGCTGCTGCCAGTCGCGCTCCCGGTGATCATGCTCTCGCTCGCCGGGATCGGGGCAGTGCTCGACGATCGTGGACTTACCGAACTCTTACGTTCGTTGAAACTGCTGGGGGCGGTTGATATCATTTTTGGGATGCTCGGCATGTGGCTGTTTGCCTACGTGGTGGAGGAGTAA
- a CDS encoding cytochrome c maturation protein CcmE gives MTFRRRPVVFVAGVAVFVFALAYLVYGGIQQGATYWVTVGELRGRTGAAAQARVRLGGTVVPGSIAWDPSHQHLRFSVTDGTDAIPVHYSGVIPDIFSAGRQVVVEGALLSDGSFTATTLLAKCPTKYSPADPQSQR, from the coding sequence ATGACATTCCGGCGCAGGCCCGTGGTCTTTGTCGCGGGGGTCGCCGTGTTCGTCTTCGCGCTCGCCTACCTCGTCTACGGGGGGATCCAGCAGGGGGCCACCTACTGGGTGACCGTGGGAGAGCTGCGGGGGAGGACGGGGGCCGCCGCGCAGGCGCGGGTGCGCCTTGGCGGCACGGTGGTCCCGGGGTCGATCGCATGGGACCCCTCGCACCAGCACCTCCGCTTCAGCGTCACCGACGGGACGGATGCCATTCCGGTTCACTACAGCGGGGTCATTCCTGACATCTTCAGCGCGGGCCGCCAGGTCGTGGTCGAGGGCGCGCTCCTCTCCGATGGATCCTTTACCGCCACAACGCTCCTGGCGAAATGTCCGACGAAGTATTCCCCGGCTGATCCACAGAGCCAGAGGTAA
- the ccsA gene encoding cytochrome c biogenesis protein CcsA, whose protein sequence is MIRSRDTALASITGGTMLIALYGAFVFAQPEAVMGDIQRIFYVHLPLAWIGFVAFGHACWAGIQYLRTARREWDEVGAAAAEIGVLFSTLVIVTGSLWARPVWGTWWTWDPQLVTYLILWLVYVGYLVLRGAAGEDVRRARFAAVFAIVGFVDVPLVWLSARYLRALSPVIFTSRSIGLAPSMVWALAAGLVAWSLFYWTLFRARLAIGLLEAEVAALAAGEVPP, encoded by the coding sequence GTGATCCGGTCCCGCGACACCGCGCTCGCGTCGATCACGGGTGGCACGATGCTCATCGCCCTCTACGGCGCATTTGTGTTCGCCCAACCCGAGGCGGTCATGGGGGACATCCAGCGCATTTTTTACGTCCACCTTCCCCTGGCGTGGATCGGGTTCGTCGCGTTCGGGCACGCGTGTTGGGCTGGGATCCAGTATCTCAGGACCGCCCGGCGCGAGTGGGACGAGGTGGGGGCGGCGGCCGCGGAGATCGGAGTCCTGTTCAGCACCCTGGTGATCGTGACCGGTTCGCTGTGGGCGCGTCCCGTGTGGGGCACGTGGTGGACGTGGGATCCCCAGCTGGTGACTTACCTGATCTTGTGGCTCGTCTACGTGGGGTATCTGGTGCTGCGGGGCGCCGCCGGAGAGGACGTGCGGCGCGCCCGCTTCGCCGCCGTGTTCGCGATCGTGGGGTTTGTCGATGTGCCGCTGGTATGGCTCTCGGCCCGGTATCTCCGCGCCTTGTCCCCGGTGATCTTCACATCGCGCAGCATCGGCCTGGCGCCCTCGATGGTGTGGGCGCTTGCTGCTGGGCTCGTCGCGTGGAGCTTGTTCTACTGGACTCTGTTTCGCGCGCGCCTTGCGATCGGGCTGTTGGAGGCTGAGGTCGCGGCGCTGGCCGCCGGCGAAGTCCCTCCATGA
- a CDS encoding ABC transporter ATP-binding protein has translation MAGDRDAVYAEDLWRSYGRAPVLRSVTLKVPAGRCLAILGPNGSGKSTLLRVLGAALRPRRGRVRIHGDDPFTDPSVRRRIGFVGHEPMLYGGLSVGENLRLLAILYNLPDGYERAAGVCDLMGIDQPAALVRSLSRGSQQRAALARALLHRPAVLLLDEPFTGLDPGGAEDLSRTLREFCRDGGATVMTTHSAAEALRVADDAAVLAGGRLTAPSALAGMDPEALRAWYGEAIAGDHR, from the coding sequence GTGGCCGGCGACCGGGACGCGGTGTACGCCGAAGACCTTTGGCGGAGTTACGGGCGCGCGCCGGTGCTCCGCAGCGTGACCCTCAAGGTGCCCGCTGGACGGTGCCTCGCGATTCTCGGTCCCAACGGCTCAGGGAAATCGACCCTTCTCCGCGTGCTCGGGGCGGCGTTGCGTCCGCGCCGGGGGCGGGTCCGGATCCACGGAGATGATCCATTCACAGATCCCTCCGTCCGGCGCCGGATCGGATTCGTTGGCCACGAACCGATGCTGTACGGCGGGCTCAGCGTGGGCGAGAACCTGCGCCTTCTTGCCATCTTGTACAACCTACCTGATGGATACGAACGGGCCGCCGGCGTCTGCGACCTGATGGGGATCGACCAGCCGGCAGCCCTCGTTCGTAGCTTATCCCGAGGGAGCCAGCAACGGGCCGCCCTCGCCCGCGCGCTCCTGCATCGTCCGGCGGTCCTGCTGCTCGACGAGCCCTTCACCGGCCTGGACCCCGGGGGTGCCGAGGACCTCAGCCGGACGCTCCGGGAGTTTTGCCGGGATGGGGGGGCGACGGTCATGACCACCCACAGCGCGGCCGAAGCGCTCCGCGTCGCCGACGATGCTGCCGTCCTCGCGGGGGGCCGCCTCACCGCCCCGAGCGCGCTTGCGGGGATGGATCCGGAGGCGTTGCGCGCGTGGTACGGTGAGGCGATCGCCGGGGATCATCGGTGA
- a CDS encoding heme lyase CcmF/NrfE family subunit produces the protein MADLGRFGLASALVLAVYALAAAWLGARSRRPELVTSAVRAVWMVAALEALAGVVLAGALLARDYSFAYVTSHVSNAQAVVYDLTSFWGGMEGSLLLWALILSGYSLAIIRSVGRDRPRLLPGVVGVCAAVSAFFLFMLVAVASPFVTVPFPPADGRGMNPLLLNPWMAIHPPTLYLGFVGLTVPFAIVVAALADGAIEEAGVLLARRWMLWAWYCLSMGLMFGAKWSYVVLGWGGYWAWDPVENAALMPWLVATAFLHSVMIQERRAMLGQWTALLVVLAFGLSIFGTFLTRSGVLSSIHSFTQSPLGAYFLGFLALAMVAAFALLAWRWEALRSRNHLDAVLSRESAFLLNNVVFLTTAFAVFLGTVFPVVSEALTGRRVNVGPPFFDHVISPLALLLLLLMGVGPLLAWRRATASDLRRDFLAPGASGVSLGLALLAAGVRAPGAVLAFALCGFVAATITLEFIRGIRLRRTHGDTGGVAALWALVMGNRRRYGGYVVHLGILLVFAGITGSSVFSTQRVATLRPGDSVQVARYRIRYEGISEATRNGALVVTARLHAFAGARDLGPLDASRNLFLTSSEATTDVALRSTPANDLYVILAAWTREGEATLRLLVNPLVMWIWAGGLVLTAGAVIAMLPERRPATALAGAPAGALTSEGP, from the coding sequence GTGGCTGATCTCGGCAGGTTTGGTCTCGCCTCCGCCCTCGTTCTTGCCGTCTACGCTCTCGCGGCCGCCTGGTTGGGGGCGCGATCCCGGCGGCCGGAGCTCGTGACGAGTGCGGTCCGAGCCGTCTGGATGGTCGCGGCGCTCGAGGCCCTCGCCGGTGTCGTGCTGGCGGGCGCGCTCCTTGCGCGCGACTATTCGTTTGCGTACGTGACGAGCCACGTCAGCAACGCCCAGGCCGTGGTGTATGATCTCACCTCGTTCTGGGGCGGCATGGAAGGGTCGCTGTTGCTGTGGGCGCTGATCCTCTCGGGGTACTCGTTGGCGATCATCCGGAGCGTCGGGCGGGACCGACCGCGGCTCCTCCCCGGGGTGGTCGGGGTATGCGCTGCCGTCTCGGCATTTTTCCTCTTCATGCTGGTCGCGGTGGCCTCGCCGTTCGTTACGGTGCCGTTCCCGCCCGCGGATGGACGGGGGATGAACCCCCTGCTGCTCAACCCATGGATGGCGATCCATCCGCCCACGCTGTACCTCGGGTTCGTCGGCCTGACCGTGCCCTTTGCGATCGTGGTCGCGGCGCTGGCGGACGGAGCGATCGAGGAGGCGGGAGTGCTCCTGGCGCGCCGCTGGATGCTGTGGGCATGGTACTGCCTGAGCATGGGTCTGATGTTCGGAGCGAAGTGGTCCTACGTCGTGTTGGGATGGGGGGGGTATTGGGCCTGGGATCCCGTGGAGAACGCGGCGCTGATGCCGTGGCTGGTGGCCACCGCGTTTCTCCACTCGGTGATGATCCAGGAACGCCGGGCGATGCTCGGCCAGTGGACCGCGCTCCTGGTCGTGCTTGCGTTCGGGCTGTCGATCTTCGGCACGTTCCTAACACGCAGCGGCGTGCTCAGCAGCATCCACTCGTTTACCCAATCGCCGCTGGGCGCGTATTTCCTCGGGTTCCTCGCGCTCGCCATGGTCGCGGCGTTCGCCCTGCTGGCGTGGAGGTGGGAAGCGCTCCGCAGCCGGAACCACCTGGACGCAGTGCTCTCTCGGGAGAGCGCGTTTCTCTTGAACAACGTGGTCTTTCTCACCACCGCGTTCGCCGTGTTTCTGGGAACAGTGTTCCCGGTGGTCTCTGAGGCCCTCACGGGACGGCGGGTGAACGTGGGGCCGCCCTTCTTCGATCACGTCATCTCACCACTGGCGCTGCTCCTCTTGCTGTTGATGGGCGTAGGACCGCTATTGGCGTGGCGGCGGGCGACGGCGTCGGACCTTCGACGCGACTTCCTCGCCCCGGGCGCGTCCGGCGTGTCCCTCGGGCTCGCGCTGCTCGCCGCCGGCGTCCGGGCCCCCGGCGCGGTGCTGGCATTCGCCCTGTGCGGGTTCGTCGCCGCGACCATCACGCTCGAGTTCATTCGAGGGATCCGGCTCCGCCGGACCCACGGGGACACCGGCGGCGTGGCGGCGCTGTGGGCGCTCGTCATGGGGAATCGGAGGCGGTACGGCGGATACGTCGTGCATCTCGGGATCCTGCTGGTCTTTGCCGGGATCACCGGATCCTCGGTGTTCAGCACTCAGCGCGTGGCGACCCTCCGGCCGGGCGACTCCGTCCAAGTGGCTCGGTATCGGATCAGGTACGAGGGGATCTCAGAGGCGACGCGCAACGGTGCGCTGGTGGTGACCGCCCGGCTCCACGCGTTCGCGGGGGCGCGGGATCTCGGGCCGCTCGACGCCAGCCGGAATCTCTTCCTCACGAGCTCGGAAGCTACCACGGACGTCGCTCTTCGGAGCACGCCGGCGAATGATCTGTACGTGATCCTAGCGGCGTGGACGCGGGAAGGGGAGGCGACCCTACGCCTGCTCGTGAACCCGCTCGTGATGTGGATCTGGGCCGGCGGCCTCGTGCTGACCGCCGGAGCGGTGATCGCGATGCTCCCTGAGCGTCGTCCCGCCACCGCGCTCGCGGGTGCGCCCGCGGGCGCTTTGACGTCAGAGGGGCCGTGA
- a CDS encoding CcmD family protein, with the protein MTYLFWAFAAVWIGIFLYLYALGRRSQALAREVHTLRERLQKTAPPSPSASGHSRAGRP; encoded by the coding sequence ATGACCTACTTGTTTTGGGCCTTTGCCGCGGTGTGGATCGGCATCTTTCTGTACCTCTACGCCCTGGGTCGAAGGAGCCAAGCGCTGGCCCGCGAAGTGCACACGCTGCGCGAGAGGTTACAGAAGACCGCGCCGCCGTCTCCGTCGGCCTCGGGCCATTCTCGCGCGGGGCGTCCATGA